One genomic segment of Sanyastnella coralliicola includes these proteins:
- the nrfD gene encoding NrfD/PsrC family molybdoenzyme membrane anchor subunit, producing MQKEAAIREPLILGDKSYKDITDDVVGPIEGPAPRTWKLLITIAGLVAFYGVGCILYLIGTGIGVWGLNKTVGWAWDITNFVWWVGIGHAGTLISAVLLLFRQKWRMAINRSAEAMTIFAVIMAAIFPGIHMGRIWCAYWVFPLPNQFGSLWVNFNSPLLWDVFAISTYFSVSLVFWYIGLIPDFATIRDRMVKPLPKKIYGILAFGWSGRAKNWTRFEEVSLVLAGIATPLVFSVHSIVSMDFATSVIPGWHTTIFPPYFVSGAVFSGFAMVQTLLLIMRKAMNLENYIHVRHVEYMNIVIIVTGSIVGVAYLTELFISWYSGVEYESYAFINRFSGPYSWSYWIMMTCNVISPQLFWVKKWRRSLTFTFVLSIVVNIGMWFERYVIIVTSIHRDYNPSSWGEFHATSIDIGIFVGTIGIFSTLFLLFARFFPVLALNELKSILKSSGENFKKLHHTDNH from the coding sequence GGAAGTTGTTGATCACTATTGCGGGATTGGTAGCGTTCTACGGGGTAGGATGTATCCTTTACTTGATCGGGACAGGAATCGGTGTCTGGGGTCTGAACAAGACCGTAGGATGGGCCTGGGATATCACCAACTTCGTATGGTGGGTAGGTATCGGTCACGCTGGAACCCTGATCTCGGCCGTACTACTTCTGTTCCGTCAGAAGTGGCGTATGGCGATCAACCGCTCGGCAGAGGCGATGACCATCTTTGCCGTAATCATGGCGGCGATCTTCCCGGGAATCCACATGGGTCGTATCTGGTGTGCTTACTGGGTATTCCCATTGCCAAACCAGTTCGGTTCACTTTGGGTGAACTTTAACTCACCACTTCTCTGGGACGTATTCGCGATCTCGACTTACTTCTCGGTATCGTTGGTGTTCTGGTACATCGGGTTGATTCCTGACTTCGCAACGATCCGTGATCGTATGGTGAAGCCACTACCTAAGAAGATCTACGGTATCCTGGCTTTTGGTTGGTCAGGACGAGCTAAGAACTGGACGCGATTTGAAGAAGTATCACTTGTACTTGCAGGAATCGCAACACCACTTGTATTCTCGGTACACTCGATCGTATCGATGGACTTCGCAACGTCGGTGATTCCTGGATGGCACACTACGATCTTCCCACCTTACTTCGTATCGGGAGCGGTATTCTCTGGATTCGCCATGGTACAAACGCTTCTCTTGATCATGCGTAAAGCCATGAACCTTGAGAACTACATCCACGTTCGTCACGTGGAGTACATGAACATCGTAATCATCGTTACGGGTTCTATCGTAGGTGTGGCTTACCTAACAGAGCTATTCATCAGCTGGTACTCAGGAGTTGAGTACGAATCATACGCATTCATCAACCGATTCTCTGGACCGTACTCCTGGTCTTACTGGATCATGATGACATGTAACGTGATCTCACCACAGCTATTCTGGGTGAAGAAATGGCGTCGAAGCTTGACGTTCACATTCGTTCTTTCGATCGTCGTGAACATCGGTATGTGGTTCGAGCGCTACGTGATCATCGTTACTTCGATCCACCGTGACTACAACCCATCTTCATGGGGTGAGTTCCACGCAACATCGATTGATATCGGAATCTTCGTTGGAACGATTGGAATCTTCTCAACGCTGTTCTTGTTGTTCGCACGCTTCTTCCCTGTGCTAGCACTGAACGAGTTGAAGTCGATCCTGAAGTCTTCTGGAGAGAACTTTAAGAAACTACACCACACTGACAATCACTAA